Proteins co-encoded in one Runella slithyformis DSM 19594 genomic window:
- a CDS encoding ParA family protein encodes MSAQIICVHTSKGGTGKSTITTILASYLTYELSKRVLVIDADAPQFSIDSLRHREQTIYQNISQKCQDFDEVKKALFASQLSVADQAIYERYRHNQQRRITDFYPIYTVEQSELDELDIEKISDSYDYVFFDLGGRFDESIVRTLRFADLVLVPFTTQNIDVMASLEYCLTLADHVKQGHLSDSTQFYCFWNKYKFTFQKKAELIELQLKTKFAAKGISFDFLETRLNDADSGFDRAKMWTTISSPILFKGGQYLNGIARFTEEVIKLSNYQNS; translated from the coding sequence ATGTCGGCTCAAATCATCTGTGTACACACTTCCAAAGGAGGAACGGGAAAATCTACCATTACAACCATTTTAGCGTCTTACTTAACTTACGAATTGAGTAAACGGGTCTTGGTGATTGATGCTGATGCACCACAGTTTTCTATTGATAGCCTGCGTCATCGAGAACAAACCATTTACCAAAATATCAGCCAAAAATGTCAGGATTTTGATGAGGTCAAAAAAGCTCTTTTTGCTTCACAACTTTCAGTAGCTGACCAAGCCATTTATGAACGGTATCGCCATAATCAACAACGCCGCATTACTGATTTTTATCCGATTTATACCGTTGAGCAATCTGAATTAGACGAATTGGACATTGAGAAAATCAGTGATTCTTACGACTATGTTTTCTTTGATTTGGGTGGTCGGTTTGATGAAAGTATTGTTCGTACACTCCGTTTCGCCGATTTGGTTCTTGTCCCCTTTACCACGCAAAATATTGACGTGATGGCTTCCTTGGAATATTGTCTCACATTAGCCGACCACGTAAAGCAAGGTCATCTTTCCGATTCAACCCAATTTTATTGCTTTTGGAATAAATACAAGTTCACGTTTCAGAAAAAAGCTGAACTCATTGAATTGCAATTGAAAACCAAGTTTGCTGCCAAGGGCATTTCATTTGACTTTCTCGAAACTCGACTGAATGATGCCGATTCTGGCTTCGACCGTGCCAAGATGTGGACGACCATTTCATCTCCTATCCTATTCAAAGGTGGTCAGTATCTCAATGGCATTGCACGGTTTACGGAAGAAGTTATTAAGCTATCTAATTATCAAAATAGTTAA